The following DNA comes from Sorex araneus isolate mSorAra2 chromosome 5, mSorAra2.pri, whole genome shotgun sequence.
cagACTCTGGCCTCTAGCCTGTGAGGAGGGTGCGGGGTGGCAGACCTTCTCCTCAGGGTGATGCTGGGGCTCCTTGCTATAGACCTGCCTCCGTGCTCTCCCACTCAGTCACTCTGGAGAAAGGAAGCGTCCCTTGGCTCTTCTGGGCCAGCCCTGCATGTCACCAAATTATAAGAcctagcattttcttttcttttttttttcctttttgggtcacacttggcgacgcacaggggttcctcctggctctgcactcaggaattcctcctggcagtgctcaggggaccatatgggatgctgggaatcgaacccgggtcggccgcgtgcaaggcaaacgccctacccgctgtgctattgctccagccccaagacctagcatttttttaattaaatttttaccataatatttgattacatataatatttgaacaccaatcccaacaccattacaccttcccaccagcatattttgggtgtttccctCCTGAACCCAACcctacccccaaagcagaaccgaaataatttattctgcattccttgttataaataatccactaaaaatgatccaaaaaaggtttcttagaggaaagtgcgtgaagattgttgtatttcacccaggagtcattaagcccttctataagagattagtaacatgttgctaaaggctgagccttgtgtgtgtgtatatatatatatatgtatatatatataaaatctatatacgtataagtgtatatgtataaatgtatttctccctaagattgtcttctactttacaccccataaAATGTGGTATGATACTCTTGATATATTAGTGGTGAAAAATATAAGATGTCATagcattgaatttattttttaataaattttgcttattattttataattattatactgaagcgatagcacagcggatagggcatttgccttgcacacagctgacccaggttcgattcctctgtccctcttggagagcctggcaagctaccgagagtatcccacctgcacggaagagcctggcaagctacctatggcgtattcagtatgccaaaaacaataacaagtcttacaatggagacattactggtgcccactcaagcaaatcgatgaacaatgggacgacagtgctatagtgcattattattattgttttatttgaggcacttttgggtcatacatggtgatactcagagtttacttctggctctgcactcaggaaatactcctggcggtacttgggggaccatatgggttgccagggattgaacctgagttggctgcataaaaggcaaatgccctacccctgtactattgctccagccaaaggCTTAGCATTTTAAGACCTCTGAGAAGGCCTAAGGTTAAGATACTTTATGAACTTCTTTAAATTTAGCTTTTGAAACTTGTCGAATAATATTAAGGGTACCAAACTTCAGGAAATGCAATGAACAATAACCAGGTAATGAATGATCCACCCCTGCAATGCCTGGGGGCCAATCTCAGGTATTAGAACCTGGCATTGGAAATCCTACTGATttcaaacaataacaataactgACAGGTTTAGTACTTCTTTCACAAGTACTATTCTTCATTCCTATTTCGCCATGATAAAAACTGAGGCCAAGGAGTAACAACTCTAATAGCACATAGCTATCAAttggcagagccagaattaaaacCCAGGTAATTAGCTCCAGGACTAACATAAGTAACCTCAAAATTAATATCGCTTATGCCTTGCTTCTTGAAGAAAGAAgaagcacatccagcagtgctcagggctttacctggctctgcactcaaggattactcctggtggtactggggaccatgTAGAGTGCCAGGTATCGActctgggtcagctatatgcaacacaagtactctacccattgtattacctctctgccctccccaaGGGATGATATTATATCTCTTACAGGGAAGTAAGGGCATGGAAGGAGCCAGATTTACTTCTAATGTGCCAGATTTTCTCTTTATAACCATCTCATTTATCCTCAAGTCAGATGAGAAAATGAGTCCATACAAGACAAAGTTGATTTCCTAAGGACATCTAGCTGTCATATAGCAAACAAATAACATGTGCCTGACTCTAAAGCTCCAATAAATGAAACATAAGAATTTAATGGtaggagctatagtacagtgggtagagcatttgccttgcatgtggcagacccaggttcaatcccctgcatcccatatggtcacctgagcataccaggagtaattcctgagtgcagagccaggagtaacccctgagcatcaccaggtatgacccaaaaagaaaaagtatttaatgGAAcattctctccagcccacaagtcctgggctggagagaatgtGCAGGGGTAAGGTACACAGTCTACCCTACACTGCTTatggagcatagagccaggagtaagccctaagaatcttctagtgtggtccaaaccaaaagaagacaaaagtcccagggctggagcgatagcacagcaggtagggcaattgccttgcacgcggccgacccaggttcgattcccagcatcccatatggtcccccaagcactgctaggagtaattcctgagtgaagagccaggagtaacccctgtgcatcaccaggtatgatccaaaaagaaaaaaaaaaagtcctgttaTGTGTCTGACACTAAGACCATTTTCAGGTATCACAATATTCTTCAGAGTAGGGACCAAAGGGTCCCTGGGGTAACTACAGGGAGGAACCAGGTTATAGGAGATCAGAGACCACAGGCAGGTGGATCTCAGGGCCTCTGCTGGGATCAGAGGACAAGACTGCAGGCCCTGGCCCCAGCTAGCCAGGTCACCAAGAACAGATGGTTCTTAAGTGCCAAGATTAGATTCATCCAGCCAACCCCTCCACTTCATCCCCTGGGATTCCTGGCACTCGTTCCACTCCTCCCAAGCTCAGAGCCCCAAAAACGTCTGACTTtactccttctttctctctttgaagCACTGAACAAGAAATCCAAAAACATCAGCAGAAAAGAAGCAGAGAAGAAATCTTCCAAGGTAGGTCTGGGAATTCTGGTGGGATTGAGACCGTAGGGAAGGACTCCAAGCCTGACTTGGAACTAAGATTTTTCTTAGCTGAAAACTGGGCCCAGAGAGTGAGTTCAACAGACTGAGCACACACTTTATGCGCTTGAGGTCCAAGCTTAATCCCTAACACTGCACATTCCCGGAGCAATCCTGGACCACCCAGTCTGAAGTAGCCCTTAAACACCAATgactgtgaccccaaagcaaaaacaaagagttGAAAACTACAGAAACTATTCCTGGCCTGGAGCCAGACCCCCACAGAATTTCAGGATGCTGAGGCTTCCTGAGCAAAATCGAAAACCAGCTAAAACACAGTCTTATACGAGCCTGCCTGAAATACCTACACTCTCTTCTTTTGAATGTTTCCCACTTTGATCATTTCAAAACCACTGCTacaatttttgttatatttgagTTTCACCtatgattaaattaaaacaaaatcaaaacttagggggttgcagcgatagcacagcgggtagggcgtttgccttgcacgtggcccacccgagtttgattcccagcatcccatatggtcccctgagcaccgccagaggtaattcctgagtgcagagccaggaataacccctgtgcattgccgggtgtgacccaaaaagcaaaaatgaataaataaataaaaataaaaactttttaaaaagtgtataaaaaaaagtgtataaCTAGATTTAAGACCGTATCACTTGCCATAAATCAAAGGTAATCATAAACATGAGATGAGGGTAGGAGAGCTAGTATGgcaggaaagcacttgccttgcatgcaactgaccctgagcacagccagaaagtgatctctgagcacagagccaggtccaAGAGGTGGGTGGAGCCCAAGCAAGAGGATCTCAAAGGCTATAGTGAAGTTTGTTTCATTCTAGAGCCAAGTGAGAAGCCCTGGCCAGCCACTGTGCAGGCCGGGGTAGGAGTGGAAGTGGGTACCTGGCCAGTGCGGGGTCCAGCTGGCACACCGAGGTTCCTCTGTAAGAGGAAAGATCTGGAGGTGGTAGCTAAAATCTATGGCACTGAAACCCACCATGTTTCTTAGGTGTAGGAAATACTGTAAAAATCAGTATGTGAATCACGATCAGCATTCTCTctttgaaataatagaaataacaacttaaaaattgtttttactgactcactgtgagataggcccttacaaagctattcatgattaggtttgtCATACAACCTTCCAaaacccatccatccaccagcgtacatttcccagaaccagtgtccactttccctcccatcacccccaggagataatttttttttaaattaatagtttatttttaattagtgagtcaacgtgagggtacagttacagacttatacatttttgtgctcatgtttctcccttacaaagtttgataacccatcccttcaccagtgcccattctccaccaccagtaaacccaacatccctcccccctccccagtcccgtctccccccaccccacactgccactatggcagggtattcccttttgttctctctctctgattaggtgttgtggtttgcaataaaggtgttgagtggccattgtgttcagtctctagtctatatttaggagataatttttttaagcaattaaaatacaaaacaagggGGTTAGAGCAACGGTAcagagggtatttgccttgcacacggcccaccctggttcgatccccaggttCGCTCCCCGACATCcctcatggtcctccaagcaacgccaggagtgcacagccaggagtagcccctgagcatcgccaggtgtgactcaaacagcaaaaactaaaataaaatacaagacaaAAATCAGATCACTGTGAAGCGGAGTGGGAACCCCCCAGGGGGTTTCTGATAGAGGAGGCAGGAACGCATGAGTGGGGGAGCAGGCGGCCACCTGCCCCGGCGCTCTATGGGTAAgagcggggcgggcggcgcccATGGCCAGGCAGAGGACAGGCCAGCAGCCCCGGTGTTTTCCCGCAGAAAAGGACTTCGATGAAGAAAGCGGCTCGGCCTCGGTTGCCCAGCCCCTGCGTGGCCACCCGCGACAGCTGCAggcctcccgcccctccctgctgcGACCCGTGCGCCTCCTGCCAGTGCCGCTTCTTCCGGAGCGCCTGTTCCTGCCGGGTGACGAACCCCAACTGCTGAGCGCCGCCGCCCCCTCCGAGGCGGAAATGGGCGTGGCTTGGTGGGCGGGGTCTGTGGTGGGCGGGGCCTCTGTCCTggctctgggaggggcggggcttccAAGACCGTTGGCGAGGGTCGGGCTAAAACCTGAATAAACGTAGGCTGCTCCAGAGTGTGTAGCTGTTTCCTTTCTAGGACTTGAAACCTTTTCCCTTTGCCAAATCCCCATCACCATGGAAATCCCACCGACTGAGCACGTGCTACTTACCCAGGTTTCTTGGGGGAACCCCGGTAAGCCCTCCGTAGGGCTGACTGTGCTCTAGGTCAGCGCTTCTCCATATCTGGCCCACGGAGACGGTGCCTCTCCTTACCTTTAAAAACTAGGAACTAGGCGGAGAAATAGTACTgtgctagggcacttgccttgcacacagctgacctacgTTCgattctggcattccatatggtcccccgagcctgtctaaagtgatccctgaataaagccagaagtaacacctgccaggtgtgcccctgccaggtgtgccccctcatCCTCCCTTCCCCCGCCACACATACTCCCactaacggggctggagcgatagcacagcaggtagggcgtttgccttgcatgtggccgaccctagttctaatcccagcatcccatatggtcccctgagcaccgccaggggtaattcctgagtgaagagccaggagtaacccctgtgcatcgccgggtgtgacccaaaaaacaaacaaacaaaaaaaacacatactcccactaacaaacaaaaataaaactaggaaCGAGCCAGAGTCATAGTTcaggagttaagatgcttgaGTACATGTGATGCCCCAGTTCCACTTGCTTAAGTCacgatctcctgagcacctctgggtatatgccccgcccctgacccccacacccccagggacACAGATAACTTGGGGGTATGCTAGGATACTTGGGGGACAAACAAGTAAGCCACTTGTTTTCTCACAGCAGGTCAGGCCTCCCTCACaccccagagtgattcctgagcacagagcagaaagtaagcaaaagtaaaccctgaacacttccaggtatagcccaaaacccTAAATAATTAACTTAGGAACACGCAAAACAGCCTTCAAAATTAgccagaccaggggctggagcaatagcacagcgggtagggcgtttgccttgcatgcggccgacccgggttcgattcccagcatcccatacggtcccctgagcaccgccaggagtaattcctgagtgcatgagccaggagtaacccctgtgtgttgccgggtatgaccccccaaaaaaaaaaaattagccagaCCAGCAGACATACCAAGATAAAAGAGCTAAGGAACCCTGCAGTcctgggagagatagcacacgTGTATTGCATGCAGGATCCTagggtttaatccctgccacACAGACATGTATCACAGTCCCCTAACttggctgggcatggcccaaaaacagaaaaaaaaatcatcagtttTTAACACTTTCCTCATTCTAGAGAGCTTCCCCAACCCCAAAGggacaaacagacaaacaaacaaacaaaaaaattagtaatCCCATCTGCTCTCCATCCCAGGGGTTCTATGGGTAAAACTTGGAAGcagaacttagtcctatactaagttccctCCACGtggggagtttcttttcctttctcctctacttTTCAATAAACGTTTCTATTTTCCAAGCCTGAAGGGGAAAACCAACCTGGGACCAGTTGTAGGTGACTGGGTGTTGCTGTGGATTCCACCGTGGCTGTGAAGGTCAGTTCCACTACCAGTCGACAGGCCCATAGAGACTGGAGAGACTGGAGAGTGACAGGTGGAGAATTGCAAGTTGGAAGATGGTAGGCACACCTATCCTCAAAGGAAACTGcttaaggggtgtgtgtgtgtgtgtgtgtgtgtgtgtgtgtgtgtgtgtgtgtgtgtgtgtgtgtgtgggtgtgggtgtgggtgtgtgtgggtgtgtgtgtgtgtagggggagagagagagagagagagagagagagaggggagagggaaacagAGAACTGGgaagcttgtttttgttttccaaagggcgGGTTGCAGGAATGAACAATAAATTCCCTCAAGGCCTAGTTCCCTAAGGTACACTCCATCTTATCTGCAAAtgtaaactaaattaaaattaggCTTTGGGGGAAGGACAGATGAAGAACACTATCCTTATCTCTAGCTCTTGGAAAAGGAAGACCAGGATAACACCTTATCTAGAAGAGCTTGCTACCCctaattccttctttccttcttaaccttctttccttcttaccttcttttctaccttccttccttccttccttccttccttccttccttccttccttccttccttccttccttccttccttccttccttccttcttatctttttactgtttgggggacacatccctcaggggctactcctgctttGTGCTGGGCAGTGGTTGTCATTCCAGATAGTGCTAGAgaaccaagcagtgccagggatcaaatctccCACCTCccgatgcaaagcatgtgctcatccATTTGAACTCTCCCTGGCCCAGctgcttttaatttctttgcaCCAGTCTCACAGGAGGAACCTATACCCAGGAAGGTATCCAAAGATAAAGATACCATTTACTCCCTCCTGTCCCTTTCTCCCAGGGTTCCTGAGGTGCTGGGGTCTGGGAAGCTAAATGAACACTGGTCATTTGTCACCAAGAACTACTAATAGACTAGAGTTTGGGGTCCCAGGTAAAGCAAAGGTCCAGGAATCTGTCCTCTCTCCCCGCTCAACTCCATGAAGCAGTAAGGAGGGGACCTGGGCATGGTGAGTCCTGCATTACCAGGGGCCCCAGGCACTTAGAATATTTCTTCATAGAGTGAGGTATTAGAGTTTTTGAAGACGGACTGGGCAGGTTTGGGAGTCATGTGGTAGCTTCCAGAACTTTGAGGGGCAAAGGTTCCAAATCACAGCAGCTTCTTGCACTGTTTGGGGTGAGGTAGAATCCCTACTGACGACATGCCACCTGTCAGTGCCCGCATCAGTTGGAGCTCTTGCCCAAGCAAGCACTATAAGCACGGAAGAAGCTGcaaacaacagtgctacaaccaTTAAACAATGGTTTTGGAGGgcaccacactcagcagtgctcgggaaccaaacccaggcctctgaAATGCAAAgctggccctttgagccatcttcctggacCCTAAGAAATGACTCTCAAAGGAAGATGATTttattctggggtcacacccagctgctctcagagcttactcctggctctgtgctcaagaaatccctcctggcaggtctcaggagaCACTCTGATCTGCTGGGGCATAAACCCCCACACTTATGCCTCCAACCCAATTtaggaaagtgatttttttttcatcatgaaattacaaagttattcatgactgggtttcaggaaTAGGATGTTTCAATactagtcccttcaccagtgcccatcctgaCATTTGCCTCCCAttcaccagtctgcctctaagaGAGGAGTTTTTATAATTAGATttttgtggtttacagtactgtttctGATAGAGTTTTATATGTAATGCTCTAGTAACTTTCAACATCACCTCctcctccatgtagcagcaaattgcattattttatcttttcttatgactgagtaatattccactatgtatatgtaccatagtttctctatccagtcaactattcagtttttgtttatttatttatttatttatttatttggtctttgggtcacacccagcagtgcttagggcttactcctgtctctgtactcaggaatcttctggagtaccaaggattgaacctgggtcaactgcatgcaaggcaagcaccctgccctttgtgttatcacttcaggatgttgatttttttttgtcacatccggcggtgctcaggggttacttcaggctctgaacttaggaattactcaggggaagtgctcaggggaccatatgggattctgggaatcaaacctgggttgctgcgtgcaaggcaaatgccctacccgctatactatcactccagttcccataaaatgtaatttttgagTTAGATGGTAGTTCAATTCTAATTTTATGAAGGacttttcatactgttttccacaggggtagTACtaggcaacattcccaccagtagtggacAAGGGTTCCTTCTTCACCATGTACCCCCCAACACAAATTGTTcctactttgttttttgggttttttttttgttttttttttttgctttttgggtcatacctggcaatgcacaggggttattcctggctctgcactcaggaatcacccctggcggtgctcagaggaccatatgggatgctgtgaattgaacctgggttggccacatgcaaggcaaacgccctacccgctgtactattgctccagcccctgttcctactatttttgagacgtgtcattctcactggtgtgagatgatatctcattatcatcttgtttttgattttttaacatttaatgagactttaaaaaattttttattagtgaatcactgtgagggtacagttacagatttacatattttcatgcttgtatctcggtcatacaatgctcaagaactcatccctccaccagtgctcattctctaccaccaatggggatcccagtatcccccatcccccaatcccatcccacccaccccaccctgcctccgtggcagggcattcccttttgttctctctctccttttgggtgttgtggtttgcaataggggtattgagtggccattgtgttcaatctatagtctactttcagcacgcatctcccatcctgagcgggtcctccaatcgcattttacttggtgctcccttctctacctgagctgccttttcccccagcatgtgaggtcggcttccaagtcatggagtgaacctcctggtacttatttctactattcttgggtgttagtctcctattctgttactttatctcccacagatgagtgtaatctttctatgtctgtctctctctttctcactcatttcgcttagcatgatactttcgatgttgatccacttacaagcaaagttcatgacttcatcttttctaacagctgcatagtattccattgtgtagatgtactaaagtttctttaaccagtcatctgttctcgggcactggggttttttccagattctggctattgtaaacagtgctgcaatgaacatataagtgcagatgtcatttcaactatacttttttgcctctctgggatatattcccagaagtggtattgctgggtcaaatgggagctaaatttctaattttttgagaaccgtccatattgttttccgaaagggctgaaccagtcggcattcccaccagcagtgtagaagggtccctttctccccatatccacgtcaataccggttgcttttgttcttttggatgtgggccagtctctgtggttatTTCTCTAATGATATGTGATGCTGAGCATTGTTTCATGTGCTACTGACCATCCTTTTGTCTCTCTCTGAgaagttctgttcatttcctctccctatttttatagttttttaaaattgatctttgtgagtactctgtatatcctggatatcaaccctttccCTTAAGTGttgaatgtgaattttttttcccatttagctagttgttttttagttttagcccatatttcttttgtcatgcagaaattaattttatgtgttcctatttgtttaattttttattttgttaccttTGCTAGTGGTATTAGATCACTGAAGAtgcctttgaggtccaaatcttgaagtgtcttgcctatattttcctcagtgtacttcAAAGTTTCTGGTCTGGTCTCaagatctttgatccactttgaattgacttttgtgtaaggtgtaagATATGAATCTGACTTTAATTTCTTACACGTAGCTATTcaattttcccagaaccatttattaaagaggctgtCATTTCTCCGTATCATGTGCTCAGCTTCCTTATCAAAAGTTAATTGTCCATATATTTGGGTTTTATCATTAGATATTCGATTCTGACCCACTGATCAGagagcctttctttttttttttcagatggaaATGCTTTaaattgcttctttttaaaaaaaaaaaatattgaatcaccatgtgaaaagttacaaagctttcaggtttaaatctgtcatacaatgatcaaacactcatcccttcaccagtgcacatgttccaccaccaagaaccccagtatacctcccatcccaccctcatcccccacctgtgtggctaatgattttcactttactttctctttactttgattattttcaatatttcaacagaaaactcactattgttatttggaatttttccccaaaaatcagacctgctgaaaaggcagcatttgataatttgttttccattgctgagaatgaagagcatatgcggccgtgcagttttggatttctggtattttagtaaataagtccagagaaatttctgccagaaattgcatcactgcaagcttgtacctctgtttagtgggtcttataagatggcggtcgccatgccgccaccagaaaaagaaaaggccaagagagaaaaacctttcccctcctggggcggcattggccgtagcttagttcacagtctagaggcatttctgcaagaagctgttgatgctgaaagtagttagttggcctccgggatcatgggcgttcagcaacggaggggccacATGTGTGCAgccacttgggtcacatctgggtggagagcagcgagcctttctttattccagtaccatgcagttttgatcactatagctttataatacagttccaaattaaGTAATGAGATAccttccaatttcttatttttcagtatagctttggctattcatggtcctttctgattccatttatttttgactttctaTGTCCTGGAAGAATGTCATCTGATTtcgatagggattgcattgaatctatgtaACAGCTTAGACAGGGCATTCATTTTAACAATACTGTTTTTTCTGATCCATAAGTATGGGATATTTTGCCATTTCCTAAAGTCCTATtctatttccttcttcttcttctttttttttttttttttttttttttgctttttggtatagggagccatcttacagagcttggctcttatcgtctagtcaagcggaggctgcttgggattcctgtgatcttatcatttcaccacttgtctcactagccaatggccatgcctgatcaacattttactattgttcctgtgggggtccaagcatgcataccaccccctcccaccaagaggtataagtattgtaactgctgtgaataaactctctcctcctccttctggctctgcgtctgttcattcggttatgtcccctccttagccccacgaagggtcctccctgcaggacaggatgatgcccgcagggggaaCCCCACATCTGGCACTCAGcgtggggcactaggggaccaccgaacgcctggtcaagttcacgtcggccaACGAATTCAtggaaaagtgagtgtctctgagggtcgcctctctcttggcgcacaccctggtatgggaccgggctcgaatacagtctcatgttaaggacgagacggtcactggcggaaaggcttgaattcccttgtcttgtgtgtatgtgtgagtgattgtgcagtcttggacgtcctcgtccttgtactgagtctgtggctccatgacttggcatccttaagatccctttaaggttacggagtccgattgggctgtctgcgattccacgaggaacatatggtctagggtggtgctggtttagacaccggccgcaagtcacctctcaggctgatccactatggctaagttcctcaccggccagacatgcatctgagtggtttgttatgagtgtccccatcccccccgcccccttcttgtgtcttttgtgttttcatttctgtcgagttggcagaaactacctcccagtgaagacagtcactggtggaaggtcgaatccctttgtcctgtgttttcatttctgttgagttggcagaaacagcct
Coding sequences within:
- the ASIP gene encoding agouti-signaling protein; this encodes MTVPRLLLLTLLVFLCGLAAYCHLAPEDDKSLRSNSSLNLLDFPAVSIVALNKKSKNISRKEAEKKSSKKRTSMKKAARPRLPSPCVATRDSCRPPAPPCCDPCASCQCRFFRSACSCRVTNPNC